A DNA window from Desulfurobacterium atlanticum contains the following coding sequences:
- the ruvA gene encoding Holliday junction branch migration protein RuvA encodes MLDFIEGEIAFKYSDGIAVKCSGMGIKILVPLNLITETKIGDKIFLFTKVVFPQEGTPTVYGFKTQNERELFEILTKVPKIGSRTALNILSHFTIEELEEIVTRKDAKTLSLVPGLGKKLSERLIFELSEKFKREEKEETAEIIDLLENLGYPRREVIKVVKEIDTENKTVEEIIKEATSLLSGGKFGK; translated from the coding sequence ATGCTTGATTTTATAGAAGGTGAGATCGCTTTTAAATACTCTGACGGAATAGCAGTAAAGTGCAGTGGAATGGGGATTAAAATCCTCGTTCCACTTAACTTAATAACCGAAACAAAGATAGGAGATAAAATTTTTCTGTTTACAAAAGTTGTTTTTCCTCAGGAAGGGACTCCTACCGTTTACGGATTTAAAACTCAGAATGAAAGAGAACTCTTTGAAATTCTTACAAAAGTTCCCAAAATAGGCTCAAGAACGGCACTTAACATTCTTTCCCACTTTACAATTGAAGAGCTTGAAGAAATAGTTACAAGAAAAGATGCAAAAACTCTTTCCCTTGTTCCCGGTCTTGGAAAGAAACTTTCTGAAAGGCTCATATTTGAACTGTCAGAAAAATTTAAAAGAGAAGAAAAAGAAGAAACTGCCGAAATTATAGACCTGCTGGAAAATCTCGGTTATCCACGAAGAGAAGTAATCAAAGTCGTAAAAGAGATTGATACAGAAAACAAAACTGTTGAAGAAATTATAAAGGAAGCAACTTCTCTCCTTTCAGGA